From a single Acidimicrobiia bacterium genomic region:
- a CDS encoding PLP-dependent transferase, with translation MTSLGLPHARRPLSPATLAVTAGRPADVPDGPLNPPVVFSSTYHAGGPVAYGRDGNPTWDAFEEAIGALEDGRALAFASGMAAVAAVLETLPVGAPVVLPVDGYTGTRALIEEAAPGRWEPRLVDITDTDAVLDACTGAALLWVESPTNPKMDVADLPALSAGAHERGALVAVDNTYCTPLVQRPLRLGADIVVHSVTKFLAGHSDVVLGSVVTRAAHEHALRQRRSLHGAIPGPMETFLALRGLRTLSVRMDRAQANALELACRLRDHGAVTRVRYPGLAGDPWHDRARAQMAGTGFMLAFEVRGGADAAEAVARSTRLIVHATSLGGVETTLERRRRWAREDLTPPELLRMSVGCEDVDDLWDDLVHALRIGVR, from the coding sequence ATGACATCGCTGGGCCTGCCCCACGCACGCCGCCCGCTCTCGCCCGCGACGCTGGCCGTCACCGCGGGGCGACCGGCCGACGTCCCCGACGGGCCGCTGAACCCGCCCGTCGTGTTCTCCTCCACGTACCACGCCGGCGGTCCCGTCGCGTACGGCCGCGACGGGAACCCCACGTGGGACGCGTTCGAGGAGGCGATCGGCGCGCTCGAGGACGGGCGCGCGCTCGCGTTCGCGTCCGGGATGGCAGCGGTGGCGGCGGTGCTCGAGACGTTGCCGGTCGGCGCGCCGGTCGTGCTGCCCGTCGACGGGTACACGGGTACCCGGGCGCTGATCGAGGAGGCCGCGCCGGGACGGTGGGAGCCCCGGCTCGTCGACATCACCGACACGGACGCCGTGCTCGACGCGTGCACCGGCGCGGCGCTGCTGTGGGTGGAGTCGCCGACGAACCCGAAGATGGACGTCGCCGACCTGCCCGCGCTGAGCGCGGGCGCGCACGAGCGGGGCGCGCTCGTCGCGGTCGACAACACGTACTGCACACCGCTCGTGCAGCGCCCGTTGCGGCTCGGTGCGGACATCGTGGTGCACAGCGTCACGAAGTTCCTCGCCGGTCATTCCGACGTGGTCCTCGGCTCGGTCGTCACGCGCGCCGCGCACGAGCACGCGCTGCGCCAGCGGCGGAGCCTCCACGGCGCGATCCCCGGCCCGATGGAGACGTTCCTCGCGCTGCGCGGGCTGCGCACGCTGTCGGTGCGGATGGACCGTGCGCAGGCGAACGCGCTCGAGCTCGCGTGCCGCCTGCGTGACCACGGCGCGGTCACGCGCGTTCGCTACCCCGGCCTTGCCGGCGATCCGTGGCACGACCGGGCGCGCGCGCAGATGGCGGGGACCGGCTTCATGCTCGCGTTCGAGGTGCGGGGCGGGGCCGATGCGGCCGAGGCGGTCGCGCGCTCGACCCGTCTGATCGTGCACGCGACGAGCCTCGGTGGTGTCGAGACGACGCTCGAACGCCGGCGGCGGTGGGCGCGCGAGGACCTCACACCACCCGAGCTCCTGCGCATGAGCGTCGGGTGCGAGGACGTCGACGACCTGTGGGACGACCTCGTGCACGCGCTCCGCATCGGCGTTCGTTGA